In Phreatobacter aquaticus, a single genomic region encodes these proteins:
- a CDS encoding non-ribosomal peptide synthetase — protein MTRSATDHRPRPLSGEQQAMLAGRLVAMQSTSRPAGEASIRRVMSDAGGSAPLTTAQRRLWFLDRLSPGHFAYNSPLPLRLTGAVDSDQLETAFRRLIARHAVLRTRFSDQGPEPIQIVEPAIAFDLSRTDLSDLPEAERTARLGECLVRHAQIRFDLAHAPLIAAELVRLGPDDHALLINIHHIVTDGWSTGVLLADLDALYRSEDPAPLQIHYADLAHHEAGLPPEAGQAALDWWRKALADLPLTEIAADRPRPPQQSHEGEAVTLAIAPMQGRLVEALARQHGTSSFVVFLAAFFALLRTYTGQADLAVGSAAANRTRRETEPLIGFFVNTLVMRQTVEPGRSFADLVTAVHRTAMAALDHSETPFDRLVETVNPARDPSRNPLVQVALAVQPDLPARARFGDAEASIMSADYKATRFDIELHLYPDGRGGWQGALTYASALFERAGMERLAARFTLLLANAVMRPQAPVGTLAMIGPREAAELAASSAGPESRPYRSLPDRFATWAAETPHATALEHGQTRITYGELARRVEAMAGALASATPPGAIVAVLGGPSLEQITAVLALWRAGRAFLPLVPDLPEARLRAMVDDARPALILSVGDHPLPADIGQAIVDLESLLGAHEGKAATSPASPASTDLAYVIFTSGTSGRPKGVMIEHGGLANLCDAQQDELIGPTGARVLQFASPGFDAFIFELAMAFANGGALVLPETGGLTDRLQASERIRAGAITHVTLPPSMLTLLRPQEHPSLQTVVVAGEACPAGLDDWASTVRLFNAYGPTEATVWSTVERVTDGAARPPIGRPIRGTSVTSVDDSGAPLPSGIAGEIAIGGVGLARGYVGLTDLTAERFQTDPTGNRIYRTGDRGRRLPDGRIVYLGRTDRQLKRRGHRIEPAEIETLLERHATIAEAAVMLEGDQLVAYVMARARAVIEPDNVRAYLRAHLPAAMMPDQIRQVTHMPRNLSGKRDPAALRAMAPDAGQIATLAGGLPQGETEQRIAAIMAELLGGNAAPAIGRTDDFFALGGHSLLLLQLRNRLSAEFGRDLPLAGLFAAPDVAGITTLLQRGDGGEAADDLLWFRAHGSAPPLFLVHPAIGTSLCYAGLARALPAERPVYGLEAPAAFDTIADLAARYAAAIKARSPGGPYRIGGWSLGGTIAFEMARQMEEAGDKVQLIMIDAGLPWQADGRGSSGGGYVAMVLGLGREIVRSFPRSRADLQDMAALTGASATGGLRAIAATSIELVRRWSCFSALSRAWFGYRPQAYRGPVLILRASADGAASANDPLTATLTPYLSGPVISKTVRAAHLTLLGRKSVQALAEALEQGLSELDRRMS, from the coding sequence ATGACCCGGTCCGCCACAGACCATCGGCCAAGACCCCTGTCCGGCGAGCAACAGGCCATGCTCGCCGGGCGGCTTGTCGCCATGCAATCCACCAGCCGGCCGGCGGGCGAGGCCTCGATCCGGCGTGTCATGAGCGATGCCGGCGGTAGCGCGCCGCTGACCACGGCCCAGCGCCGGCTGTGGTTCCTCGATCGCCTGTCGCCTGGCCATTTCGCCTATAATTCGCCGCTGCCGCTGCGCCTCACCGGCGCGGTCGATTCAGACCAGCTGGAGACGGCCTTTCGCCGATTGATCGCCCGCCACGCCGTGCTCCGCACCCGGTTCAGCGACCAGGGGCCCGAGCCGATCCAGATCGTCGAGCCGGCCATCGCCTTCGACCTCTCTCGGACCGATCTGAGTGATCTGCCAGAGGCAGAGCGCACGGCCCGGCTCGGCGAATGTCTGGTCCGTCATGCCCAGATCCGCTTCGATCTCGCCCATGCGCCGCTGATCGCGGCCGAGTTGGTGCGGCTTGGCCCCGATGACCACGCGCTTCTGATCAACATCCACCATATCGTCACCGATGGCTGGAGCACCGGCGTGCTGCTCGCCGATCTCGACGCGCTCTATCGCAGTGAGGACCCGGCGCCGCTCCAGATCCACTATGCCGATCTCGCCCACCACGAGGCCGGTCTGCCGCCAGAGGCGGGCCAGGCGGCGCTTGACTGGTGGCGGAAGGCGCTGGCCGACCTTCCGCTAACCGAGATCGCGGCCGATCGTCCAAGGCCGCCCCAGCAGAGCCACGAGGGCGAAGCGGTCACGCTGGCGATCGCGCCGATGCAGGGGCGCCTCGTCGAAGCCCTGGCGCGCCAGCACGGCACATCGTCCTTCGTGGTGTTCCTAGCTGCCTTCTTTGCGCTCTTGCGGACCTATACCGGCCAGGCCGACCTCGCGGTCGGCTCGGCTGCGGCCAACCGCACGCGCCGCGAAACCGAACCGCTGATCGGCTTCTTCGTCAACACGCTGGTGATGCGCCAGACCGTCGAGCCGGGACGGAGCTTTGCCGACCTTGTGACCGCCGTGCATCGCACCGCCATGGCCGCCCTCGATCACTCGGAAACGCCGTTCGATCGCCTGGTCGAAACTGTCAATCCGGCCCGTGACCCGTCGCGCAATCCGCTGGTGCAGGTCGCGCTCGCCGTCCAGCCCGACCTGCCCGCCAGGGCAAGGTTTGGCGATGCCGAAGCCAGCATCATGTCGGCCGATTACAAGGCGACCCGCTTCGACATCGAGCTGCATCTCTATCCCGATGGCCGCGGCGGCTGGCAGGGTGCGCTGACCTATGCGAGCGCCTTGTTCGAGCGCGCCGGCATGGAGCGGCTCGCCGCGCGGTTCACCCTGTTGCTAGCCAATGCCGTGATGCGCCCGCAGGCGCCTGTCGGCACCCTGGCCATGATCGGGCCCAGGGAGGCAGCCGAGCTCGCCGCGTCGTCCGCTGGTCCGGAATCCAGGCCCTATCGCAGCCTGCCGGATCGCTTCGCCACATGGGCGGCCGAGACACCCCATGCGACGGCCCTCGAGCACGGCCAGACCCGGATCACCTATGGCGAGCTCGCACGCCGCGTCGAGGCCATGGCCGGCGCGCTTGCGAGCGCAACGCCCCCCGGGGCCATCGTCGCGGTTCTCGGGGGACCATCACTCGAGCAGATCACCGCCGTCCTGGCATTGTGGCGGGCTGGCCGGGCCTTCCTGCCGCTGGTCCCGGACCTGCCAGAGGCGCGCCTCCGCGCCATGGTGGACGATGCCCGGCCGGCACTGATCCTGTCGGTCGGCGATCATCCGCTGCCCGCCGATATCGGCCAGGCCATCGTCGATCTCGAAAGCTTGCTTGGCGCGCATGAGGGCAAGGCCGCGACCTCGCCGGCATCGCCGGCCAGCACTGATCTCGCCTATGTCATCTTCACTTCGGGCACCAGCGGCCGCCCCAAGGGCGTCATGATCGAGCATGGCGGGCTCGCCAATCTCTGCGATGCCCAGCAGGACGAGCTGATCGGGCCGACCGGCGCGCGCGTCCTGCAATTCGCCTCGCCCGGCTTCGATGCCTTCATCTTTGAGCTGGCCATGGCCTTCGCCAATGGCGGCGCTCTGGTTCTGCCGGAGACCGGCGGCCTGACCGACCGTCTCCAAGCCTCCGAGCGCATCCGCGCCGGCGCGATCACCCATGTGACGCTGCCGCCCTCGATGCTGACGCTTCTGCGGCCGCAGGAACATCCGAGCCTTCAAACGGTGGTCGTCGCAGGCGAAGCCTGCCCCGCCGGGCTCGACGACTGGGCCAGCACCGTCCGGCTGTTCAACGCCTATGGCCCAACGGAGGCCACCGTCTGGAGCACGGTGGAGCGCGTGACGGACGGCGCGGCCCGTCCGCCGATCGGCCGGCCGATCCGCGGCACCAGCGTCACCAGCGTGGACGATAGCGGGGCGCCGCTGCCCTCGGGCATTGCCGGCGAGATCGCCATTGGCGGCGTGGGGCTGGCGCGCGGTTATGTCGGCCTGACGGATCTGACGGCCGAACGGTTCCAGACCGATCCGACGGGCAACAGGATTTACCGAACCGGCGATCGCGGACGGCGTCTGCCCGACGGACGCATCGTCTATCTCGGGCGCACGGACCGGCAGCTGAAGCGCCGCGGGCACCGCATCGAGCCGGCCGAAATCGAGACCCTGCTCGAGCGCCACGCCACCATCGCCGAAGCCGCGGTCATGCTGGAGGGCGACCAGCTCGTCGCCTATGTGATGGCCCGCGCCAGGGCCGTCATCGAGCCGGACAATGTCCGGGCCTATCTCAGGGCGCATCTGCCTGCCGCCATGATGCCGGACCAGATCCGCCAGGTCACGCACATGCCGCGCAACCTGAGCGGCAAGCGCGATCCGGCCGCGCTTCGGGCCATGGCGCCGGATGCCGGTCAGATTGCCACGCTGGCCGGCGGACTGCCTCAGGGCGAGACCGAGCAGCGGATCGCGGCGATCATGGCCGAACTCCTCGGAGGGAACGCGGCGCCGGCCATCGGCCGCACGGACGATTTCTTCGCGCTCGGCGGCCATTCGCTGCTGCTGCTGCAATTGCGCAATCGCCTCTCGGCGGAATTCGGCCGCGACCTGCCGCTGGCCGGCCTGTTCGCAGCGCCTGACGTCGCCGGCATTACCACCCTGCTGCAGCGAGGCGATGGCGGCGAGGCAGCCGACGACCTCCTGTGGTTCCGGGCCCACGGCAGCGCGCCGCCGCTCTTCCTGGTCCATCCGGCCATCGGCACATCGCTCTGCTATGCCGGATTGGCACGGGCGCTTCCGGCGGAGCGGCCGGTCTACGGGCTGGAGGCACCGGCGGCCTTCGACACGATTGCGGACCTTGCGGCCCGCTATGCCGCGGCGATCAAGGCGCGCTCTCCGGGCGGCCCCTACCGCATCGGCGGCTGGTCGCTTGGTGGGACCATCGCCTTCGAGATGGCCCGGCAGATGGAGGAGGCCGGCGACAAGGTCCAGCTGATCATGATCGATGCGGGACTGCCGTGGCAGGCGGACGGGCGCGGCAGCAGCGGCGGCGGTTATGTTGCGATGGTTCTCGGCCTCGGCCGGGAAATCGTCAGAAGCTTTCCGCGCTCGCGGGCGGACCTCCAGGACATGGCGGCCCTGACCGGCGCGAGCGCAACCGGCGGCCTGCGCGCCATTGCCGCCACCTCAATCGAACTGGTGCGCCGCTGGTCGTGCTTTTCGGCCCTCAGCCGCGCCTGGTTCGGTTATCGTCCGCAGGCTTATCGCGGTCCCGTGCTGATTCTCCGCGCAAGCGCCGATGGGGCGGCCAGCGCCAACGATCCGCTGACCGCAACATTGACGCCCTATCTCTCCGGCCCTGTCATCTCGAAGACGGTGCGGGCTGCCCATCTCACCCTGCTTGGCCGCAAGTCGGTCCAGGCCCTCGCGGAAGCCCTGGAACAGGGGCTTTCCGAACTGGACCGGAGGATGTCATGA
- a CDS encoding thioesterase II family protein encodes MTSAMAASSPLRPVPPASRAWIGGEPDAAQPLRLFTLPFAGGSASSFASWRAKLPPSMALTPVHLPGRERRLFETPIDAMPAMIAALATAIQPWLDRPYILFGHSMGAVMAYELAAALADLGAPPPDLLVVSGHGAPILPRTFRQISALDDKAFLAAVTELGGLPRQLLDEPELLELVLPALRADFRLCETYAWGARDPLSCPVLALGGRSDPIAGQAELESWQHMTTRPLRSRMFDGNHFFLSTATDAIICSIAETLAALRGQAAIGRAFA; translated from the coding sequence GTGACCAGCGCCATGGCAGCCTCATCGCCGCTTCGCCCGGTCCCACCCGCCAGCCGCGCCTGGATCGGCGGCGAGCCTGACGCCGCTCAGCCCTTGCGGCTGTTCACCCTGCCCTTTGCGGGTGGCAGCGCATCGAGCTTTGCCAGCTGGCGAGCGAAGCTGCCGCCCTCCATGGCGCTCACGCCGGTCCATCTGCCCGGTCGCGAACGCCGGCTGTTCGAAACCCCGATCGACGCCATGCCGGCGATGATCGCCGCCCTCGCCACCGCCATCCAGCCCTGGCTCGACCGGCCCTATATCCTGTTCGGCCACAGCATGGGGGCCGTCATGGCCTATGAACTGGCGGCAGCGCTCGCCGATCTCGGCGCACCGCCGCCCGATCTGCTGGTCGTCTCCGGCCATGGCGCGCCGATCCTGCCGCGTACCTTCCGGCAGATCAGCGCCCTCGATGACAAGGCCTTCCTCGCCGCCGTGACCGAGCTCGGCGGCCTGCCCCGGCAATTGCTCGACGAGCCCGAACTGCTGGAACTGGTCCTGCCGGCGCTGCGGGCCGATTTCCGGCTGTGCGAGACCTATGCCTGGGGCGCCCGTGACCCTCTCTCGTGTCCGGTCCTTGCTCTCGGCGGCAGGTCCGACCCCATTGCCGGACAGGCTGAACTGGAAAGCTGGCAGCACATGACAACCCGCCCTCTTCGCAGCCGCATGTTCGACGGCAATCACTTCTTCCTCAGCACCGCGACCGACGCGATCATTTGCAGCATCGCAGAGACATTGGCCGCCCTGCGCGGTCAGGCAGCCATTGGACGGGCCTTCGCATGA
- a CDS encoding patatin-like phospholipase family protein, with protein MTTQRILSMDGGISGHITTEVLRRASHRIGQEGGHFLDHADILAGTSAGGLNALFLAAHDDLDVAIDDAQDFWQHILESTRATNPGRLIAGLLGAKALDQREPMIRFLVDYFGEDTRLGDLKRKVIVPAFQLHHENGGERDRQWRPRLFHNIPGITDYSPDERVVDVALRTSNIPVVSPIFAGIKGGDIGYLDGGLVANNPSMCAISAVLEQRRSLGQPLDIGSINVLSVGCGRKPLSVKPEIVDGIADWGYGQWMLSPREPMLLVRLAIRGGGAIIEYQCAQLLGQNFKRIDPYIEANPNPFDLVGTRKAILDALDHVDVATAADEICAWIHETQWLQGPSGNTAQSADAGAHP; from the coding sequence ATGACCACACAGCGCATCCTCTCCATGGACGGCGGCATCAGCGGTCACATCACCACGGAAGTGTTGCGTCGCGCATCCCATCGCATCGGCCAGGAGGGCGGCCACTTCCTCGACCATGCCGACATCCTGGCGGGCACCTCGGCCGGCGGACTGAACGCGCTGTTCCTCGCCGCCCATGACGATCTGGACGTGGCGATCGACGACGCCCAGGACTTCTGGCAGCACATCCTGGAATCGACCCGCGCCACCAATCCCGGCCGTTTGATCGCCGGCCTGCTAGGCGCCAAGGCGCTGGACCAGCGCGAGCCGATGATCCGGTTCCTGGTCGACTATTTCGGCGAGGACACGCGTCTCGGCGATCTCAAGCGCAAGGTCATCGTTCCCGCCTTCCAGCTGCATCACGAAAACGGCGGCGAGCGCGACCGGCAATGGCGCCCGCGCCTGTTCCACAACATTCCCGGCATCACCGACTATTCGCCCGACGAGCGGGTCGTCGATGTCGCGCTGCGCACCAGCAATATCCCGGTCGTCAGCCCGATCTTCGCGGGCATCAAGGGCGGCGATATCGGCTATCTCGACGGCGGCCTGGTGGCCAACAATCCCTCGATGTGCGCGATTTCCGCAGTGTTGGAACAGCGCCGGTCGCTCGGCCAGCCGCTCGATATCGGGTCGATCAACGTGCTGTCGGTCGGCTGCGGTCGCAAGCCCCTCTCGGTCAAGCCGGAGATTGTCGATGGCATTGCCGACTGGGGCTATGGCCAGTGGATGCTGTCGCCCAGGGAACCGATGCTGCTGGTGCGCCTTGCCATCCGCGGCGGCGGCGCGATCATCGAATATCAGTGCGCGCAACTGCTCGGGCAGAACTTCAAGCGGATCGATCCCTATATCGAGGCCAACCCGAACCCATTCGACCTGGTCGGAACCCGCAAGGCCATCCTCGATGCGCTCGACCATGTCGATGTCGCGACCGCCGCCGACGAGATCTGCGCCTGGATCCATGAGACGCAGTGGCTGCAGGGACCTTCGGGCAACACCGCGCAATCCGCCGACGCCGGAGCGCATCCGTGA
- a CDS encoding type I polyketide synthase — MTTSGTDPIEAVAVIGMAGRFPGAGDVESFWRNLQAGHEAVSRFTIAELEAAGVPRAMAERPDYVPARGVLDGADCFDHEAFGYSPREAMLMDPQHRLMLETSHAALESAGYGNGQGEGWTGVFVGAARASYWLGNLADNPAAADGDDQIFIGNEKDFLATRVAFKLDLHGPAVDVQTGCSTSLVAIHLACRSLLSFECDMALAGGVTVALPLAGGYLHQEGSVLASDGHCRPFDAAGDGIVPGNAAAVVVLKRLSEALADGDKVHAVIRGSAINNDGARKMSFTAPSVEGQAQAILLAQQVAGVTADQIGLIEAHGTGTRLGDPIEVSALTQAFRETTGRMGFCALGSLKGNVGHLDAAAGVAGLIKAVCAVRDAVVPPTINVTAPNPAIDFAATPFYLATTATPWDEPVRRAGISAFGIGGTNAHVIVESLDQPRPEASDDRWRLMPISARSEAARDRLCSATATALAAGGLSLADAAFTLQTGRRHREHRAIVVARTAEEAASALRSEPAQGRFMAGGAPASRPKVAFLFPGGGVNYPRMALGLIDREPAFKEALTAMASHLAAEGVDIWPEIRGEAMAPSGVATALPAIFAISYALARLWQARGVMPNMMLGHSLGEYAAATVAGIFTPAEAARLVARRSSLQERSAGGAMLSVMTSAEITLALADPSIDIAAINGPGLCTASGPETAIQALEEALDRAGHRSMRLAIAIGAHARGVDQILGEFRAAFDGMSPRKPTLPVLSSLTGDWLEATDADYWAAHLRHTVRFDLALARLLEEPDLVLIECGPGDVCGALAEQHPAYRPGHSRVASLRKEQIAADDHAVLLTAIGQAWLAGVPVEMSATPGIPDGVRQPLPTYPFERNRLWIDPPAADRRRAVAPADKPIDDWFHIPSWTRALPPAPRSEPGSGAALVFTDEGPLGDAVMSALTAAGYGPVVTLRAGDELALDSEISFQMRPGSADDLAMVLTASGVTPALAVHLWSAGDEASDEVARGFHTLVALVQACAAARIDLPARVVVGTRHAQLAAATDAVFAARATLLGAAQVMPQEVPGLSVSVIDMGCEITPETAAQSLVREALAADPQPVVALRGRQRMLRAFEPVRLASGAPARRTIQPGDVIVITGGLGRVGLLLARHLTARYSAKVALIARPGFPEEADWSLVDAGIDPRTASRIAALRSLRASGADVTLFGADVADPSVMAEAFAAIERQLGPVRGIIHAAAVTRGSALISPILQLSPDLAAEQLAPKLGGLAGLDAAIAACRAPPAFVVMLSSNASILGGLGFAAYSAANHVLDLAAADRSRTGATDWISTNWDRWLLDDDDLAAGAGTSMDSFAMRPAESLDAFMRIVLAGEAEQFVVTRGDLEARRRIWIDGEAEAPKAAGSERPRSSRTAYRAPTGEAEAALCGLWGTLLGIDGIGIDDNFFELGGHSLRVIQLLARVSDMFGVRLPLKSFFAAPTIAGLAELILQALEAGGDRQPDSLLDGLGTLGGETSQVAAQ, encoded by the coding sequence ATGACAACATCCGGCACAGACCCGATCGAAGCCGTCGCCGTGATCGGCATGGCCGGCCGTTTTCCCGGAGCCGGCGACGTCGAGAGCTTCTGGCGCAATCTCCAGGCCGGCCATGAGGCGGTCAGCCGTTTCACCATCGCCGAACTGGAGGCAGCAGGCGTGCCCCGTGCGATGGCGGAGCGGCCGGACTATGTGCCGGCCAGGGGCGTGCTGGACGGCGCCGACTGCTTCGACCACGAGGCCTTCGGCTACAGCCCGCGCGAGGCCATGCTGATGGACCCGCAGCACCGCCTGATGCTCGAGACGAGCCATGCGGCTCTCGAAAGTGCGGGCTATGGCAACGGCCAGGGCGAGGGCTGGACCGGGGTCTTCGTCGGCGCCGCGCGCGCCAGCTACTGGCTCGGCAATCTCGCCGACAATCCCGCCGCAGCCGACGGCGACGACCAGATCTTCATCGGCAACGAGAAGGACTTCCTGGCCACCCGGGTCGCCTTCAAGCTCGATCTTCACGGACCCGCCGTCGATGTCCAGACGGGATGCTCGACCTCCCTGGTGGCCATTCACCTCGCCTGCCGGTCGCTCCTCTCGTTCGAATGCGACATGGCGCTGGCCGGCGGCGTCACCGTCGCGCTGCCGCTCGCCGGCGGCTATCTCCACCAAGAGGGATCGGTTCTGGCGAGCGACGGCCATTGCCGGCCCTTCGATGCCGCTGGCGACGGCATCGTGCCGGGCAATGCCGCCGCCGTCGTGGTGCTGAAGCGCCTCTCGGAAGCGCTTGCCGACGGCGACAAGGTGCACGCGGTGATCCGCGGCAGCGCGATCAACAACGACGGCGCCCGCAAGATGAGCTTCACCGCGCCGAGCGTCGAGGGCCAGGCGCAGGCGATCCTGCTGGCCCAGCAGGTGGCAGGCGTGACGGCGGATCAGATCGGCCTGATCGAGGCCCATGGCACCGGAACGCGGCTTGGCGACCCGATCGAGGTCAGCGCGCTGACCCAGGCCTTCCGCGAGACCACGGGGCGCATGGGCTTTTGCGCACTCGGCAGCCTGAAGGGCAATGTCGGCCATCTTGATGCTGCCGCCGGCGTCGCCGGCCTGATCAAGGCGGTCTGCGCGGTGCGCGACGCCGTGGTTCCGCCGACCATCAACGTCACCGCGCCCAACCCGGCGATCGATTTCGCCGCCACCCCCTTCTATCTGGCGACGACGGCCACGCCCTGGGACGAACCCGTCCGGCGGGCCGGAATCAGCGCCTTCGGCATCGGCGGCACCAATGCCCATGTGATCGTCGAAAGCCTGGATCAGCCGCGGCCTGAGGCAAGCGACGACCGGTGGCGCCTCATGCCGATATCGGCCCGCAGCGAGGCGGCGCGCGACCGCCTGTGCTCCGCGACCGCCACGGCGCTGGCCGCCGGTGGACTGTCGCTCGCCGACGCAGCCTTCACCCTGCAGACCGGTCGCCGGCATCGCGAACACCGGGCCATCGTCGTCGCGCGGACCGCCGAGGAGGCCGCGAGCGCCCTGCGGAGCGAACCCGCGCAAGGGCGGTTCATGGCAGGCGGCGCGCCGGCCAGCCGGCCGAAAGTGGCGTTCCTGTTTCCCGGCGGCGGGGTGAACTATCCGCGGATGGCGCTGGGCCTGATCGACCGGGAGCCCGCATTCAAAGAGGCGCTGACCGCGATGGCCAGCCATCTCGCGGCTGAGGGCGTCGACATCTGGCCCGAGATCAGGGGCGAGGCCATGGCACCATCCGGCGTGGCGACCGCTCTGCCGGCGATCTTCGCCATCTCCTACGCCCTGGCGCGGCTGTGGCAGGCGCGCGGCGTCATGCCGAACATGATGCTCGGCCACAGCCTCGGCGAATATGCGGCGGCAACCGTCGCGGGCATCTTCACCCCGGCGGAAGCCGCGCGGCTGGTGGCCAGGCGGTCGTCGCTGCAGGAGCGCAGCGCGGGCGGCGCCATGCTGTCGGTGATGACCTCCGCCGAGATTACCCTGGCGCTGGCCGACCCCAGTATCGACATTGCCGCCATCAATGGACCCGGCCTCTGCACGGCATCCGGCCCGGAAACCGCGATCCAGGCTCTCGAAGAAGCGCTCGACCGGGCCGGTCACCGGTCCATGCGGCTCGCCATCGCCATCGGCGCACATGCGCGGGGCGTCGATCAGATCCTTGGCGAATTCCGCGCCGCCTTCGACGGTATGTCACCGCGCAAGCCCACCCTTCCGGTCCTGTCGAGCCTGACCGGCGACTGGCTGGAGGCCACAGACGCCGACTACTGGGCGGCCCATCTACGCCACACCGTGCGGTTCGACCTCGCATTGGCCCGCCTGCTTGAGGAACCGGACCTCGTCCTGATCGAATGCGGCCCCGGCGACGTCTGCGGCGCGCTGGCCGAACAGCATCCAGCCTATCGGCCCGGTCACAGCCGGGTCGCCTCGCTGCGCAAGGAGCAGATCGCCGCCGACGACCACGCGGTTCTGCTCACCGCCATTGGCCAGGCCTGGCTTGCCGGTGTGCCGGTCGAGATGAGCGCGACGCCCGGCATCCCCGACGGCGTCCGCCAGCCGCTGCCGACCTATCCCTTCGAACGCAACCGCCTGTGGATCGACCCACCGGCCGCGGATCGGCGCCGCGCCGTCGCACCTGCCGACAAGCCGATCGACGACTGGTTCCACATTCCCTCCTGGACGAGGGCGCTGCCGCCCGCGCCCCGCAGCGAGCCGGGTTCCGGCGCTGCGCTGGTCTTCACCGACGAGGGGCCGCTTGGCGACGCCGTGATGAGCGCGCTCACGGCGGCCGGCTATGGCCCGGTCGTGACACTGCGCGCTGGTGACGAACTCGCGCTCGACAGCGAGATCTCGTTCCAGATGCGTCCGGGCTCGGCCGATGACCTCGCCATGGTGCTGACGGCTTCAGGCGTAACACCGGCGCTCGCGGTCCATCTCTGGTCGGCGGGCGATGAGGCGAGCGACGAGGTCGCGCGCGGTTTCCACACGCTCGTCGCGCTGGTCCAGGCCTGTGCCGCCGCGCGGATCGACCTGCCGGCGCGGGTCGTCGTCGGGACGCGGCACGCGCAGCTGGCCGCCGCCACGGATGCAGTCTTCGCCGCGCGGGCGACTTTGCTGGGGGCGGCGCAGGTCATGCCGCAGGAAGTCCCTGGCCTGTCGGTCAGCGTCATCGACATGGGCTGCGAGATCACCCCCGAAACCGCAGCGCAGAGCCTCGTGCGCGAGGCGCTTGCGGCCGATCCCCAGCCAGTCGTCGCCCTGCGCGGACGCCAGCGCATGCTCCGCGCCTTCGAGCCGGTGCGGCTTGCGTCGGGCGCGCCAGCCCGCCGCACGATCCAGCCAGGCGATGTGATCGTGATCACCGGCGGGCTCGGCCGCGTCGGCCTGCTGCTCGCCCGGCACCTGACAGCGCGCTACAGCGCGAAGGTCGCGCTGATCGCCCGCCCCGGTTTCCCCGAGGAAGCGGACTGGAGCCTGGTGGATGCCGGGATCGACCCGCGGACAGCCTCCCGGATCGCCGCGCTTCGATCGCTGAGGGCCAGCGGGGCTGATGTCACCCTCTTCGGCGCCGATGTCGCCGATCCCAGCGTCATGGCTGAGGCCTTCGCCGCGATCGAACGCCAACTCGGTCCCGTCCGGGGCATCATCCACGCAGCTGCTGTCACGCGCGGCTCGGCCCTGATCAGCCCGATCCTGCAGCTCTCGCCGGACCTTGCTGCCGAGCAGCTGGCGCCGAAACTCGGCGGTCTTGCCGGACTGGATGCCGCGATCGCCGCCTGCCGCGCACCGCCGGCCTTCGTGGTGATGCTGTCCTCCAATGCCTCCATCCTCGGCGGGCTGGGCTTTGCCGCCTATTCCGCCGCCAACCACGTGCTCGACCTCGCGGCAGCCGATCGCAGCCGGACCGGCGCGACCGACTGGATCAGCACCAACTGGGACCGCTGGCTGCTCGACGATGACGACCTGGCGGCAGGCGCCGGCACGAGCATGGATTCCTTTGCCATGCGGCCGGCCGAGAGCCTCGATGCCTTCATGCGCATCGTGCTCGCAGGCGAGGCCGAACAGTTTGTGGTCACCCGTGGTGATTTGGAGGCGCGCCGGCGCATCTGGATCGACGGCGAGGCCGAGGCACCCAAAGCCGCCGGCAGCGAGCGGCCCCGCTCATCGCGTACCGCCTACCGGGCGCCGACCGGCGAGGCGGAGGCCGCGCTTTGCGGTCTATGGGGCACGCTTCTCGGCATCGACGGGATCGGCATCGACGACAATTTCTTCGAGCTTGGCGGCCATTCGCTGAGGGTCATCCAGCTCCTCGCCCGCGTTTCCGACATGTTCGGGGTCAGGCTGCCGCTGAAGAGTTTCTTCGCCGCCCCGACCATTGCCGGCCTTGCCGAGCTGATCCTTCAGGCCCTGGAGGCCGGCGGCGACAGGCAGCCGGACAGCCTGCTCGACGGCCTCGGCACACTTGGCGGCGAGACCAGCCAGGTGGCCGCCCAATGA